Genomic DNA from Streptococcus uberis:
CTATGTAGACAAATCCATCATTGAAATCTATATCAATCAAGGACAAGCAGTCTTAACCAGCCGTGTCTTCCCAGAAAATGAGGCAAGTGGCATTCAGATTCTTTCTGGTGATATTGACGGTTACTATTATGAATTGAGGTAAATACAGTGGTCGCTAAACTTACTGATGTGGCAGAATTAGCTGGTGTAAGTCCAACTACCGTTTCACGAGTGATTAATAAAAAGGGATACCTTTCTCAGAAAACCATTGATAAGGTAAAAAAAGCGATGAAAGAGTTGGGCTATCAACCCAACAACCTAGCCAGAAGCTTACAAGGAAAATCAGCCCAATTAATTGGACTCATTTTTCCAAATATCAGTAACATCTTCTATGCTGAGTTAATTGAGTATTTAGAGATTGAACTCTTCAAAGCCGGTTATAAAACCATTATCTGCAACAGTGAACACGATCCTCAAAAAGAAAAAGAATACCTGGAGATGTTAGCAGCCAATCAAGTTGACGGCATCATCTCATCCAGCCACAACCTTGGAATTGAAGATTACGAGCGCGTTGAAGCACCTATTGTTGCTTTTGATAGAAATCTTGCACCCAATATTCCAATCATTTCATCGGATAACTTCCAAGGAGGAAAATTGGCGGCACAGACCTTGCAGAAATATAAATGCCAAAAAATCATCATGATTACAGGTAATGACAACTCAGACTCACCAACAGGACTTCGACAACTTGGATTTTCCTATCAACTCAAAAAAACAGCTGAAGTCATCAAGCTCCCTAACCATCTCTCAACTATCAGACGTGAAATGGAAATTAAATCAATCTTAGCCAGCCGACAACCCGATGGCATCTTTGCTTCGGATGATTTAACAGCAATTTTAATCATGAAAGTTGCAACTCAACTGGGTTTAAATGTACCAAACGACCTGAAATTAATAGGCTATGACGGTACTCGTTTTATCGAAAATTATTTTCCACAATTAACAACAATCAAACAACCTATTGAAGAAATAGCTAAATTAACTGTTGAAGTTCTGCTTAAAAAAATCGCTAAAGAAAAGACTAGCAAAGATTATATCTTACCAATCACCTTATTACCTGGTTCGAGTATTTAGCCAAAAAAAAAGAATTCTCAATAACGAGAATTCTTTTTTTATTCAGAATCTGATACAAACTGACTCAGCAAACCGTTTATAAATTTAGCTGACGTTTCATCAGAATATTTTTTAGCAATTTCAATAATTTCATTCAAAGCCACACGGTCAGGAGTCTCTTCGAAAAATTTAATTTCATAGAGGCCCAGGCGTAACATGGTTCTATCTGTTAAAGTCAAACGTTCAATAGACCAACCCGCTTTTAAGTGCTCTTTGATAATGGCATCAAGCTCATCTTTATGATTAACAACTCCATTAACCAAGGTTAATAAAAATGCTGGGATATCATGTTCTTGATCAGAAACCTTATCATAGTCATAGGCAAACTGTGAGGCGCTTAGAAAATCGCCTCCGTGTTCCATATTAAATAGAGCTTGAAAGGCACGTTCACGTAAATCTCTTCTTGAATTTTCAAAACTATTAGTCATCCAAGAAATCCTCTTCAAAAAGTGATTTCAAGTCTGGTTTAGGTGTTTTTTCAGGAACAATACCTTCAACATGAATATTAACGGAAGAAATGGTCACTTCTGCCATATCATAGACAGCTGCTTTGACTGCTTTTTGAATAGCCATTGAGACTGTTGGTACTTTTACGCCATATTGAAGATAAACATAGATGTCAGCATTAACTGTACCATCTTCTTCCGTACGTAAGTAAACCCCTTTACCTAGACTAGCTTTATTGAAAGAGTCTGACATTTTTTTGTTATGAAGTGAATAGACTCCTTCAACTTGAGTTGCAGCAATCCCAGTTATTACTTCAAGAACACGAGGTGAAATAACAATTTCACCAATATTTTCACTTAACATAGCAATTCCTTTCTTTTCTCAACGGACAAGCTGACAAAATGATTAAGCACGAGAAACGTAAGTACCTTCAGCAGTGTTAATGACCAATTTTTGTCCTGCTTCGATAAAGTCTGGAACGTTAACCACTAAACCTGTTTCAAGAGTTGCAGGTTTTCCGGAACCTGTAACAGTCGCCCCTTTGATAGATGGTTGCGTTTCTGTAACAGTCAATTCAACAGTAGTTGGAACAGTTACACCAATCACTTCTGAACCGTAAAATTGGATTTTAACATCAGAATTTTCCAAGATATAAAGCAATTCTTGCTCAACATTTACGACTGGAATTTCATATTGATCATATGTTTCTGTGTTCATGAAGTAAGCTGTGTCGTCCATTTTATATAAATATTGTGCTGGAACAGTCTCGATAATAGCTTGTTCAAATTTTTCATCAGGACGGTAAGTCGTATCAAAAGTAGAACCTGTACGAACATCACGTAATTTCATACGCATGATTGTGTTCCCTTTTCCTGGTTTGTGGTGACTTGCTTCTAATACACGGATTAATTTCCCTTCAGATTCAAAAGTCATACCTGCTCTAAGCTTACTTGCTTCAATCATTATTTATTACCTCTTACTAAAATATTTATCATCTCATTTTACCACAAAAGATAGCTTTGCTCAAATCTTTTATAAGCATTTTATAAGCCTTAAACATTGAACTTTAGGAGTTTTTTATCTCTTGGTCTCCAAGTACGATTGTTGGGACATCATGTTGTACATAGGCCACTCCTTTTTTCTCCATCAATTCAATTGCAAAAGGGTGAGGTCTATAATGGGCTTTATAAGTTATTTTTTTGATACCAGCTTGGAGTAAGGCCTTGGTGCAGTTGATACATGGAAAATGCGTCACATAAATTTCTGTTCCATCTGTTGAAATACCCTCTTTAGCACACTGTATTAAAGCGTTCATTTCAGCATGTACGGTTCGAATACAATGCCCATCCTCCATATAATGCCCGGCTTCATCACAGTTATCCGTTGCGGAAACCCCACCATTATATCCTGTAGCTATAATTCGGTTGTCTTTGACAAGTACCGCACCAACATAAGCTCGGTCGCAGGTTGACCGTTTGGAAATCAATTCGGCATTTGCCATGAAATAATCTTGCCAAGATAATCTTTTTGTCATGCTTTTTCCTCTCTTGTCCTTTGTAAGAATCATCTACTTAAATAACAATTAATTCTTTTGGGGCTAAGGTTAGGATCCGACAGCCATTTTCTGTGATCACCAAATCATCTTCAATCCGTAGTCCATAGCGGCCATCGATATAAATGCCCGGTTCATCTGTAACAACCATACCAGCTTTTAAGACTTGGTCTGATTTTGTGAAAAATGGATTCTCGTGGATGTCTAATCCGATACCATGTCCTATCCCGTGTGTGAAGTTTGACCCATAACCAGCATTAGCAATGACTTCACGCGGAACAGCGTCATAATCACTATAAGTCATCCCTGCGCTAGCTTTTGCAATTAAAGCTTCATTGGCTTTTAAAACGATATCATAAATCTCGCGCTCTTGATCCGTTACCTGACCGACATGAATAGTTCTTGTCATATCACTCACATAATGGTTGTAATAGCAACCGAAATCCATGGTTAAACTGTCTCCGTTCTCTATTACTTTATGGCTGGCACGTCCATGAGGCATGGCAGAACGCTCTCCAGAAGCTACGATACTTTCGAAAGAAAGTCCTGATGCTCC
This window encodes:
- a CDS encoding LacI family DNA-binding transcriptional regulator; the encoded protein is MVAKLTDVAELAGVSPTTVSRVINKKGYLSQKTIDKVKKAMKELGYQPNNLARSLQGKSAQLIGLIFPNISNIFYAELIEYLEIELFKAGYKTIICNSEHDPQKEKEYLEMLAANQVDGIISSSHNLGIEDYERVEAPIVAFDRNLAPNIPIISSDNFQGGKLAAQTLQKYKCQKIIMITGNDNSDSPTGLRQLGFSYQLKKTAEVIKLPNHLSTIRREMEIKSILASRQPDGIFASDDLTAILIMKVATQLGLNVPNDLKLIGYDGTRFIENYFPQLTTIKQPIEEIAKLTVEVLLKKIAKEKTSKDYILPITLLPGSSI
- the nusB gene encoding transcription antitermination factor NusB → MTNSFENSRRDLRERAFQALFNMEHGGDFLSASQFAYDYDKVSDQEHDIPAFLLTLVNGVVNHKDELDAIIKEHLKAGWSIERLTLTDRTMLRLGLYEIKFFEETPDRVALNEIIEIAKKYSDETSAKFINGLLSQFVSDSE
- a CDS encoding Asp23/Gls24 family envelope stress response protein, whose amino-acid sequence is MLSENIGEIVISPRVLEVITGIAATQVEGVYSLHNKKMSDSFNKASLGKGVYLRTEEDGTVNADIYVYLQYGVKVPTVSMAIQKAVKAAVYDMAEVTISSVNIHVEGIVPEKTPKPDLKSLFEEDFLDD
- the efp gene encoding elongation factor P, with the translated sequence MIEASKLRAGMTFESEGKLIRVLEASHHKPGKGNTIMRMKLRDVRTGSTFDTTYRPDEKFEQAIIETVPAQYLYKMDDTAYFMNTETYDQYEIPVVNVEQELLYILENSDVKIQFYGSEVIGVTVPTTVELTVTETQPSIKGATVTGSGKPATLETGLVVNVPDFIEAGQKLVINTAEGTYVSRA
- a CDS encoding deoxycytidylate deaminase; its protein translation is MTKRLSWQDYFMANAELISKRSTCDRAYVGAVLVKDNRIIATGYNGGVSATDNCDEAGHYMEDGHCIRTVHAEMNALIQCAKEGISTDGTEIYVTHFPCINCTKALLQAGIKKITYKAHYRPHPFAIELMEKKGVAYVQHDVPTIVLGDQEIKNS
- a CDS encoding M24 family metallopeptidase, with amino-acid sequence MIGFLEQRVRKCQQLMKEKGIEALLITHLTNIYYLTGFSGTAATVLITASRRVFITDSRYALMAKASVEGFDIIESREPLKIVAYFLETDHINSLGFEEEVTFSFYQALQNQLPKIDLLPQSGFVETLRLIKDDSEIETIAEACRITDKAFIDVLDFIKAGQTTEIEVANFLDFRMRHYGASGLSFESIVASGERSAMPHGRASHKVIENGDSLTMDFGCYYNHYVSDMTRTIHVGQVTDQEREIYDIVLKANEALIAKASAGMTYSDYDAVPREVIANAGYGSNFTHGIGHGIGLDIHENPFFTKSDQVLKAGMVVTDEPGIYIDGRYGLRIEDDLVITENGCRILTLAPKELIVI